aaaatttacttGGGAGTCGAAGAAGTCAAATATCTAGAAGAATACTTCttcttacaaaattataaggAAAATTTCCCCTACTGCTTCGAGAAATACCTTTTTCCCCATTCACGTTATGTTATGCAACGTGTGAGGATAACGAGCGGACAACACAGCCCTTATCCTTATTTTATTGGTCAACCAACCCCAAAACAGATTTTAAGACGGAGTgtatttcttttgtcaactgTTTACATGGGTTAAATAAAACAGTTTCACTAAAACTTATTAAATTATCATGTCATATTGTCATGTATATAAGCTATAGCATATATACGGATGGAATATCGAttaaaccattttctttttcaccatTGGACCATAATCAGATAATATACATAGATTGGGAACCCCaaatattttcacattttgACATATTTAGTAGCGACATTAAACTACTTCGTGAAAATACATAGGATATTATGTCAAATTGTCAACgaaactttttatatttaataagaaaacgaaattaaataataattaacagAAAATACTCACAAGTGACTTTCAATGATTTTGTCTCTAACGTTTtcaatgtttattttttggtctCTGACTCTTCAAGGAAACTGGTAAAACCGGTGTCCCGGTAGTCATCACTCACATCTCGTCCACCACGTGTCACTCTTACACGTTCATAAGTTTTCCCACCTTTCTACGTCCGATTCTGTATTTATATACCCTAAACCCATCGTCTTCTATACATGCTCTTATTTCACAATCCcaccaaaacaaatctcaagaACATTTCAAGattcagaaaaaagaaactcgcaaacttttttcttttgtttctgtcaACGTTCAAATAATCAAgcgattgttttttttaacctagAAAAATTATGGCTATAGAAGAAAACCGAAGTCACAACGATTATCTTAGGAGGATGACTTTTGCAGCGTTCTTGAAATCTGGTTCTCTCGCCGCCGAGGAAGAAACTTACCACAGCGACGGTGATCATCATAACCAAAGCACCTTTAGCAGCAACAGCGATTCTCAGCGGCCAAGCAACGCTTCAAGTGCTAGTAGCGATTCGTCATCACCAATCTACCCATTATCTCCATGGAACCAAACTTACTACCCAAGCAACGACAacacgacgtcgttttcatcTGTTACTCAATCACCATGGAACCAAACTTACTCTCCGTACCACAAATCTCCATGGATTTACCAAACCAGGAACAGTGATTTCGAGGATGATCCTGATAACGGTTTGATCGGTACGGTCGTGAGACAAGAAGGACACGTGTACTCTCTCGCTGCTTCAGGTGATCTTCTTTTCACCGGTTCTGATTCCAAGAACATTCGGGTTTGGAAAGATCTTAAAGATTTCTCCGGGTTTAAATCCACAAGCGGTTTTGTTAAAGCCATTGTAGTAACCAGAGATAACCGGGTTTTCACCGGTCATCAGGATGGTAAAATCCGGGTATGGAGAGGATCAAAGAAGAACCCCGAGAAATATTCACGAGTCGGAAGTTTACCAACTCTTAAAGAATTTCTCACCAAATCGGTAAATCCTAGAAACTACGTCGAAGTCCGTCGCCGGAAAAACGTTTTGAAGATCCGACATTTCGACGCTGTGTCTTGTCTGAGCTTAAACGAAGATCTCGGTTTGCTCTACTCCGGTTCTTGGGACAAGACTCTTAAGGTCTGGAGATTGTCCGATTCAAAATGTTTAGAATCAATCGAAGCTCACGACGATGCCGTTAACACGGTGGTTTCCGGTTTCGACGATTTGGTATTTACCGGTTCAGCCGACGGAACGTTGAAAGTATGGAAACGTGAGGTACAAGGCAAAGAGATGAAGCATGTTTTGGTACAAGTGTTAATGAAACAAGAGAACGCAGTAACGGCGTTAGCTGTTAATTTAACGGACGCTGTTGTTTACTGTGGTTCGTCTGACGGAACCGTTAACTTCTGGGAACGGCAAAAGTATTTGACTCACAAAGGGACGATTCACGGCCACCGTATGGCGGTTTTGTGTCTCGCCACCGCCGGGAGTTTGCTTTTGAGCGGTGGAGCTGATAAGAATATTTGCGTTTGGAAAAGAAACGGGGACGGATCGCATACGtgtctctctgttttgatgGATCATGAAGGACCGGTTAAGTGTTTAGCGGCGGTGGAAGAGGCGGAGGAAGATCATAACGACGGAGACGACGGTGGAGAGAAAGGGGATCAACGGTGGATAGTGTATAGTGGGAGTTTAGACAACTCCGTTAAAGTGTGGCGCGTGACGGATTACGCTTCGTAAGCGCGTGAAGAAGTATACGTGTGGACGACGTAGGAGCGTGAAGGAATGTTTCCCGGCCATGTGGTTGTATAGCGTTTTATCGTCAAAGGAGGAATTGATTGGGAGGCAACTAGTAGGTAGATTTGGTACTTGTGATGACCAATAGTGTATTGTCACGTATCATGTGACTTTGTCATCTTCTTTGGAAGTGTGAAaaagtcttttgttgttgCGTTAGATCTTTTATTGTCTCTTGTAATGGCATGCACTTATTTTAAATCATGTGAAACTAAAAGAGGAAAGAAGGtggagaaaaaaaggaaagtaaaGATTCCGCTacaatgagaaacaaaaaaagatataagaaATGTAATAAATGTGACTATGTAAAAGTTGTTTGTTATCGAGTCTTTATTCTCTATGGTTGTTGTCAATGTTGAATGTGAATATTCCATCTTTTTAATTCTAAGgttgtttttatatgttattttggaaatttggaATATAACATTGCAACTAAAGATTTGTAATACGTAAGATGGATTTGTTAGTTCAGGTTATTGAAAAGGCAGTGTCCCtttggattaaaatttatttaaatgttgATGAACATACGCAAGATGTTATCTGTCTAGTAGCATCTTTTTATATGCATATCCAtggatttttatgttttggctCATCTTTTTTAGGGATTTGGTTTCGGTCCACTGATTAGAAAATTCATGAGATATGAATATGTGATCCTGTAAATCACTTGTTTTACgctttgttattattttaactGTTCTTCCTTACAGTTTCATTGTCATATATCttgtaaaattatatgtgAAACACGTGTAATCTTGTGTTTTGACGTATTTGCCTCGAATCCTATTTAAGATGTATCCTAATGATGATACTTTCAACCGAAACTAAATTATTAGATCTTATTCACATGGTGCATATATACAGCACTAGTTGTTGTTCACAACATGACTatatcaaataacaaatactTATTTCACCAACACAAAACTAATCCAAAATATCTGAatctaataaacaaatattaaatttaagttGACTAGGATATTTAACCTAATGATTTGTGCTATTGAATTATTATTGTGTTACCATTCAAACTCAAATCCGCATAATGCATGttgttgttaaaaatatagtattaaaGATAATTTGATATCTGTAAGCTTGAGAGTATATTCAAGACAACTTCACCCTCGGTTGTCTTCGACATTAATAATGCCGTTTTCACTATTTAAATTTGGCCAAATGGGACTAATTCcgatttcttatttaaattagCTAGATCAGTATTGACTATTGAACAAAAGATGATGCTTAGACAGCTTAGTTGATTTGGTACTTAAAGCTCCACTAAACTTTTGTTCGAGATTGTTGTGAAGAATAAACCATGCCGATAATCTTCGATTCTTCATGGTTCTCCTTATCTGTAAAATggcattttttttaacatattacGTTAATGATTATAAATTCTTatcaaatatgttttggtACAATGTCTCGGTTTACCGGTTTATCTATTTCTATCTTggtttaataaattatatttaaggAACAAACCATGTTTCTATTATCGTTAATGAAGCATAATTCTAATCTAAAGAAAAGTTTGTTAGATCTAaaatggtatcagagcttTTCCCAGcttcattcatcttcttccgcaaattttaatattctatTTACGAAGTAAGTTAATGGAAACACCCTATTGACTACTAATTAGTTTCATGTTACACTTACAGCTCATCCCtcttttagaatttaaataattttctgaAATATTAAGCACaaccgaccttagctcagttggtagagcggaaGACTGTAGTGTTTGCAGACAATCTTTAGGTCGCTGGTTCGATTCCGGCAGGTCggatttttaatgttttggtgGTTTTTAAGGATCCTTCTAAAAACAAAGCCCAAGAgttctctttttcttgaaaagcccatagataaaaagaataagataaaaataaaaagcccATAGTTCGTATAAACAACAAACCAATTCTTACTTAGTACTAATTAGTAATTTCGATCTGCAAACGTTATTTGTCAGGTTTTCTTTGTTGCTAATCTAGCAAAAACACTGTTCTAACGCAATCAAGTGTGTGTTAGTCCGGTATTAGCCTTCGATAATTATGTCGGCTTTCACTAAAAGCATTCAGGgcttttataaattttcagtttaaaaGAGCCTAATTTTGGATTTACTCTGGCCTATGGGGTGTACGGAGAAAACGGTACGGCCaatctatttaaaattaattttgttttacttattagtaaaacattttttaaaaataaagttttcgAAATGCATATTATTATCGCTAAAAATGTCTTACAATTTTCATTTAGGAGATGTTACgaacacacaagaaaattaaGCACACctaaaatgatataattttcttttagtttgataaaaatttatagaaaacaaGGAAAGGTATATTTGGTTATATCTAGAAAACACAATGAAAGGTATATTCggttatatatttgaattgGGTAGTAAATGGATTCATCGTAATTGCCATCTTCTAATTAAGTGGAAAAACTCTTTAGTTTCCACTTGGAGTGGATGGAGAGTGACCCC
This sequence is a window from Arabidopsis thaliana chromosome 1 sequence. Protein-coding genes within it:
- a CDS encoding Transducin/WD40 repeat-like superfamily protein (Transducin/WD40 repeat-like superfamily protein; CONTAINS InterPro DOMAIN/s: WD40 repeat 2 (InterPro:IPR019782), WD40 repeat-like-containing domain (InterPro:IPR011046), WD40-repeat-containing domain (InterPro:IPR017986), WD40/YVTN repeat-like-containing domain (InterPro:IPR015943), WD40 repeat (InterPro:IPR001680), WD40 repeat, subgroup (InterPro:IPR019781), G-protein beta WD-40 repeat, region (InterPro:IPR020472); BEST Arabidopsis thaliana protein match is: Transducin/WD40 repeat-like superfamily protein (TAIR:AT3G18950.1); Has 31816 Blast hits to 17355 proteins in 629 species: Archae - 28; Bacteria - 4541; Metazoa - 11860; Fungi - 7305; Plants - 3928; Viruses - 0; Other Eukaryotes - 4154 (source: NCBI BLink).), with protein sequence MAIEENRSHNDYLRRMTFAAFLKSGSLAAEEETYHSDGDHHNQSTFSSNSDSQRPSNASSASSDSSSPIYPLSPWNQTYYPSNDNTTSFSSVTQSPWNQTYSPYHKSPWIYQTRNSDFEDDPDNGLIGTVVRQEGHVYSLAASGDLLFTGSDSKNIRVWKDLKDFSGFKSTSGFVKAIVVTRDNRVFTGHQDGKIRVWRGSKKNPEKYSRVGSLPTLKEFLTKSVNPRNYVEVRRRKNVLKIRHFDAVSCLSLNEDLGLLYSGSWDKTLKVWRLSDSKCLESIEAHDDAVNTVVSGFDDLVFTGSADGTLKVWKREVQGKEMKHVLVQVLMKQENAVTALAVNLTDAVVYCGSSDGTVNFWERQKYLTHKGTIHGHRMAVLCLATAGSLLLSGGADKNICVWKRNGDGSHTCLSVLMDHEGPVKCLAAVEEAEEDHNDGDDGGEKGDQRWIVYSGSLDNSVKVWRVTDYAS